One window of Acidobacteriota bacterium genomic DNA carries:
- a CDS encoding 3-hydroxybutyryl-CoA dehydrogenase, protein MSDIRKVGVLGCGLMGSGIAQVSAQAGYETIVAEVEQKFLDKGMGSIEKSLGKFVEKGKMESADRDACLTRLSGTTSLEDLAECDIVIEAIIENIETKNSTFRALDGIVKKDAIFASNTSSLTITEISMATSRPEKFVGLHFFNPVPMMKLVEVVRTIITSDETFDRAFRFAGSLGKEAVAARDNSGFIVNRLLVPYLLDAIRAYEEGVGSIADIDKAMMLGCGYPMGPFTLLDFVGLDTTWYITRVMFEEYRERRFASPPLLRKMVLAGRHGRKTGAGFYDYSGEKPVPMDAGSNR, encoded by the coding sequence ATGTCTGATATCAGGAAGGTCGGAGTCCTGGGCTGCGGCCTGATGGGCTCCGGAATCGCGCAGGTCTCCGCGCAGGCCGGCTACGAAACGATCGTTGCAGAGGTGGAGCAGAAGTTCCTCGACAAAGGAATGGGATCGATCGAGAAGAGTCTCGGAAAGTTCGTGGAGAAGGGGAAGATGGAATCTGCCGACCGTGACGCGTGCCTCACGCGTCTGAGCGGCACGACGAGTCTGGAAGATCTTGCAGAATGCGACATCGTCATCGAAGCGATCATCGAGAACATCGAGACGAAAAACTCGACCTTCAGAGCGCTCGACGGAATTGTGAAAAAAGATGCCATCTTCGCGTCCAACACCTCGTCTCTGACGATCACCGAGATCTCGATGGCGACGTCCCGGCCCGAGAAGTTCGTCGGTCTCCATTTCTTCAACCCGGTCCCGATGATGAAGCTCGTCGAGGTCGTTCGCACGATCATCACCTCGGATGAAACCTTCGATCGCGCATTCCGCTTTGCGGGCTCCCTCGGAAAGGAGGCCGTGGCGGCCAGGGACAACTCCGGGTTCATCGTCAATCGTCTGCTCGTTCCGTATCTGCTCGACGCGATCCGTGCATATGAGGAGGGTGTCGGCTCGATCGCCGACATCGACAAGGCGATGATGCTCGGATGCGGATACCCGATGGGTCCCTTCACGCTTCTCGACTTCGTCGGCCTCGATACGACCTGGTACATCACCCGGGTGATGTTCGAGGAGTATCGGGAGCGGCGCTTCGCGTCGCCGCCTCTGCTGCGGAAGATGGTGCTCGCAGGCCGTCACGGACGGAAGACCGGAGCCGGGTTCTACGACTACTCGGGAGAGAAGCCCGTTCCGATGGATGCGGGGTCGAATCGATGA
- a CDS encoding enoyl-CoA hydratase/isomerase family protein, protein MSALDKLNLDNVRTENRDGILVVTIDRPKVLNALNAQTVEEIGQVFDAAREDSSVQAVIITGGGEKAFVAGADIGELAKKTPVTGKETSERGQAILGRIERFPRIVIAAINGYALGGGCELALACHIRIAADSAKIGLPEVTLGIIPGYGGTQRAVRLLGKGRALELICTGDMISAAEAERIGLVNRVVPAAELMETAEKMARTVASRGPLAVRAAIEAINSGAEMPQNEGEFLEATLFGLLCASEDTKEGMNAFLEKRKPAFKNR, encoded by the coding sequence ATGAGCGCGCTCGACAAGCTGAATCTCGACAACGTCCGGACCGAAAATCGCGACGGAATCCTGGTCGTCACGATCGACCGGCCCAAGGTGCTCAACGCGTTGAATGCGCAGACCGTCGAGGAGATCGGCCAGGTGTTCGATGCCGCCCGAGAGGATTCGAGCGTCCAGGCGGTCATCATCACCGGCGGTGGCGAGAAGGCATTCGTCGCAGGGGCGGACATCGGCGAGCTCGCGAAGAAAACCCCTGTCACCGGCAAGGAAACCTCCGAGCGTGGACAGGCGATCCTCGGACGGATCGAGCGATTTCCCAGAATCGTCATCGCCGCGATCAACGGCTACGCCCTCGGTGGCGGATGCGAGCTCGCCCTCGCGTGTCACATCCGGATCGCGGCCGACTCCGCGAAGATCGGTCTTCCCGAGGTCACGCTCGGCATCATTCCGGGTTACGGCGGCACCCAGCGCGCGGTCCGGCTCCTCGGAAAGGGGAGAGCACTCGAGCTGATCTGTACCGGCGACATGATCTCCGCCGCTGAAGCGGAGAGGATCGGTCTGGTCAATCGCGTCGTTCCGGCCGCCGAGCTGATGGAGACGGCGGAAAAGATGGCGAGAACGGTCGCCTCCCGCGGACCACTCGCCGTCCGCGCCGCGATCGAAGCGATCAACAGCGGCGCCGAAATGCCCCAGAACGAGGGGGAGTTCCTCGAGGCGACCCTTTTCGGACTTCTCTGCGCGAGCGAGGACACGAAAGAAGGGATGAACGCCTTTCTGGAGAAGCGGAAGCCGGCGTTCAAAAACAGGTAG
- a CDS encoding phosphoglucomutase/phosphomannomutase family protein has protein sequence MLEWGQREQADSTIFSPHSLLMIKFGTSGWRGVIGEDFTFEQVRVATQGICNYLRESGADPSAGVVIGYDTRFLSEKFAAEAAKILAYNDFRALLCSRDLPTPAVSFETVRRGAIGAINFTASHNPPEYNGLKFSTANGAPALPEVTQAIETEINAVESTGEHIDVYRKDELIKTIDPRERYIERIGDLVDVAQIGKAGLKIGVDSLYGTAREYLDFVLLTADVTVRIIHNYRDPYFGGFSPECNQKNLQDLRKLVVAEKLNLGLATDGDADRFGIVDHRGRFVSPNLVLALLAVYLKRIKKLPGGLARSVATTHIIDKIGDKLDIPVYETPVGFKYIGELILEDAIAMGGEESAGLSIYGHLPEKDGILACLLVAEMVAVTGKTIPELTRELYDEFGTHVSKRIDMRLTGPLQESLETKLANPPAEVAGLKVESVDRTDGVKLVFDDRTWLLFRLSGTEPVARLYGEACGPKELKRLLDGGKAFIRN, from the coding sequence ATGCTTGAATGGGGCCAGCGAGAACAGGCGGACTCGACGATTTTTTCGCCTCATTCCCTTCTGATGATCAAATTCGGTACTTCCGGGTGGCGCGGCGTCATTGGCGAGGACTTCACGTTCGAGCAGGTGCGTGTTGCCACCCAGGGCATCTGCAACTATCTCCGCGAATCGGGCGCCGATCCTTCGGCCGGCGTGGTGATCGGATACGACACACGCTTCCTTTCCGAAAAGTTCGCCGCGGAGGCTGCGAAGATCCTCGCCTACAACGATTTTCGAGCGCTGCTCTGCTCCCGCGATCTTCCGACCCCTGCGGTCTCCTTCGAAACGGTCCGGCGTGGAGCCATTGGTGCAATCAACTTCACCGCGTCGCACAATCCTCCGGAATACAACGGTCTGAAGTTTTCCACCGCGAACGGCGCCCCCGCGCTTCCCGAGGTGACCCAGGCGATCGAGACGGAGATCAATGCGGTCGAGTCGACCGGCGAACACATCGACGTCTATCGGAAGGACGAGCTCATCAAGACGATCGACCCCCGGGAGCGTTACATCGAGCGGATCGGGGATCTCGTCGATGTGGCGCAGATCGGAAAGGCCGGGTTGAAGATCGGCGTCGATTCGCTCTACGGGACGGCGCGCGAATATCTCGACTTCGTGCTTCTCACCGCCGACGTCACCGTCAGGATCATTCACAATTACCGCGATCCCTACTTCGGAGGGTTCTCTCCGGAGTGCAACCAGAAGAATCTTCAGGATCTGCGAAAGCTGGTGGTCGCCGAGAAGCTGAATCTCGGCCTCGCGACCGATGGAGATGCCGACCGTTTCGGCATCGTCGATCACCGGGGGCGATTCGTCTCTCCCAATCTGGTGCTCGCGCTTCTCGCCGTCTATCTCAAGCGCATCAAGAAACTTCCCGGCGGGCTCGCCCGCTCCGTCGCGACCACTCACATCATCGACAAGATCGGCGACAAACTGGACATCCCGGTCTACGAGACGCCCGTCGGATTCAAATATATCGGCGAGCTGATTCTCGAAGACGCCATCGCGATGGGCGGCGAAGAGAGCGCCGGCCTTTCCATCTACGGACATCTCCCGGAGAAGGACGGCATTCTCGCCTGTCTGCTCGTCGCCGAGATGGTCGCCGTCACGGGGAAGACGATACCGGAGCTGACACGCGAGCTCTACGACGAGTTCGGCACCCATGTATCGAAGCGGATCGACATGCGGCTGACCGGGCCGCTCCAGGAATCGCTCGAGACCAAGCTCGCAAATCCTCCCGCCGAGGTCGCCGGGTTGAAGGTCGAAAGCGTCGATCGAACGGATGGCGTGAAGCTCGTTTTCGACGACCGCACCTGGCTGCTGTTCCGGCTGTCGGGTACCGAACCGGTCGCCCGCCTCTATGGGGAAGCCTGCGGTCCGAAAGAGCTGAAACGCCTGCTCGACGGCGGCAAGGCTTTCATCCGCAACTGA
- a CDS encoding EAL domain-containing protein, with the protein MADQSKILIADDDPAIVRLLSALLKPLDAEIFTASDGAEALEQARKILPDVAIIDVVMPEKSGWEVCQTLKNVKRTNPIKIVLMTGKGEVKDRLTGLQLGADDYIVKPFDGNDVTWRISRLLDLRQRQQGEIAEDDEIRSLVHDAATDLPTISACVPRMKEMLIEHGLLGIIYVDVEEMEQVEVEYGWAFFDELLRAASSLVEKEAKANGGTACVSRVGSSGFYVFKTGTRGSIGAEATALAKNIHERLSDALLDRYPQFSSGELVFFTGIAVVNYSPQIRLERQIYKGLQQAFDTVRDAEAQTRRGLVEEMETIINEKKVRVLFQPIVEASDLSIFGYELLTRGPASSSFRNSDILFEFARRNGLAWALEQVAIECMVRKLGREKLEDRALLINLEAETVDAFTRQFDEMMSEVGEHPERLVFELTERAAIEDFSSFRETLSRLKAHGVSIAIDDAGSGYASLEAIASLAPNYLKIAKGLVSALSSEPIKQDLMKLLVDLAQRIGARTIAEGIETEEEYEWCRTLGIDLLQGFYFAMPSEELVTAIEPRTRRKRAAG; encoded by the coding sequence ATGGCTGACCAGTCCAAGATCCTGATCGCGGACGACGACCCCGCGATCGTGAGGCTCCTGAGCGCGCTGCTCAAGCCGCTGGACGCCGAGATTTTCACCGCTTCCGACGGAGCCGAGGCGCTCGAGCAGGCCAGGAAAATTCTGCCCGATGTGGCGATCATCGATGTGGTGATGCCGGAAAAGAGCGGCTGGGAAGTCTGCCAGACGCTCAAGAATGTGAAGAGAACCAACCCGATCAAGATCGTTCTGATGACGGGAAAAGGGGAAGTGAAGGACCGCCTGACCGGGCTCCAGCTCGGAGCGGACGACTACATCGTGAAGCCATTCGATGGCAACGACGTCACGTGGCGGATCAGCCGGCTCCTCGACCTTCGCCAGCGCCAGCAGGGAGAGATCGCGGAAGACGACGAGATCCGCTCTCTCGTCCATGACGCCGCAACCGATCTCCCGACGATCTCCGCCTGCGTGCCGAGAATGAAGGAAATGCTCATCGAGCACGGACTGCTCGGCATCATTTACGTCGACGTCGAGGAGATGGAGCAAGTCGAGGTCGAGTACGGCTGGGCGTTCTTCGACGAGTTGTTGCGCGCAGCCTCCTCGCTTGTGGAGAAAGAGGCCAAGGCGAACGGCGGGACGGCCTGTGTCAGCCGGGTCGGTTCCTCCGGCTTCTACGTCTTCAAAACCGGCACCCGCGGGTCAATCGGAGCCGAAGCCACAGCGCTGGCGAAGAACATCCACGAGCGGCTCTCCGACGCTCTGCTCGACCGCTATCCGCAGTTCTCTTCCGGCGAGCTCGTATTTTTCACCGGTATCGCCGTGGTCAACTATTCGCCGCAGATCCGGCTCGAGCGACAGATCTACAAAGGACTCCAGCAGGCTTTCGATACCGTTCGTGACGCCGAGGCGCAAACGAGGCGAGGACTGGTCGAGGAGATGGAGACGATCATCAATGAGAAGAAGGTCCGTGTGCTCTTCCAGCCGATCGTGGAAGCCTCGGATCTCTCCATTTTCGGTTACGAGCTTCTGACGCGAGGCCCGGCAAGCTCGTCGTTCCGGAACTCCGACATCCTGTTCGAGTTCGCCCGGCGCAACGGCCTTGCCTGGGCTCTCGAGCAGGTCGCCATCGAGTGCATGGTCAGAAAGCTCGGGCGCGAAAAACTCGAGGATCGGGCGCTTCTGATCAATCTCGAGGCGGAAACCGTCGATGCCTTCACACGCCAGTTCGACGAAATGATGTCGGAGGTCGGAGAGCACCCGGAGCGCCTGGTGTTCGAGCTGACCGAGCGCGCGGCCATCGAGGATTTCTCATCCTTCCGCGAGACTCTGTCGAGACTGAAGGCACACGGCGTGTCGATCGCAATCGACGACGCCGGATCAGGCTACGCTTCGCTCGAAGCGATTGCCTCGCTCGCACCCAACTATCTCAAGATCGCGAAGGGACTCGTCTCGGCGCTCTCTTCCGAGCCGATCAAACAGGATCTGATGAAGCTCCTCGTCGATCTCGCCCAACGGATCGGCGCCAGGACGATTGCCGAAGGAATCGAGACCGAAGAGGAATACGAGTGGTGCAGGACGCTCGGAATCGATCTCCTCCAGGGCTTCTACTTCGCGATGCCGTCCGAGGAGCTCGTCACAGCGATCGAGCCGCGCACGCGACGCAAGCGCGCAGCAGGATGA
- a CDS encoding M20/M25/M40 family metallo-hydrolase: MIPGSASALARQLIDIPSLTDEEGPLAAFLARMLPSAGFECRTLPVDDGNPERVSLLATAPDRIPRALLCTHLDTVPPFIASSEDDEWIFGRGACDAKGIMAAMILAASDLLEKGFCDAGLLFLAGEETDSIGAKRANEQLADLGVELVIVGEPTDGRFVEACKGTLTAEVRFDGKAAHSAYPERGESAISKAARAVVAIEETDWGTDDSIGQASANVGIISGGRKPNVVPDEASLTVMIRTVEDMNRSLERLKRTVDLFGGRIAHHHGTSPVIFEVPEGEEGISVGFGTDAPYLGNLGRRILYGPGSIHDAHTPHERIRKPDIEAARAVYARIVQNSLR; encoded by the coding sequence ATGATCCCCGGCTCGGCATCCGCGCTCGCGCGGCAACTGATCGACATCCCTTCTCTGACCGATGAGGAAGGACCGCTGGCGGCGTTCCTCGCCCGGATGCTCCCGTCAGCAGGATTCGAATGCCGCACGCTCCCCGTCGACGACGGGAATCCGGAGAGGGTGAGTCTCCTCGCCACCGCTCCCGATCGGATTCCGCGCGCGCTTCTCTGCACCCACCTCGATACCGTGCCCCCATTCATCGCATCGTCCGAAGACGACGAATGGATTTTCGGTCGGGGTGCCTGCGACGCGAAAGGAATCATGGCGGCGATGATCCTTGCGGCGAGCGACCTTCTCGAAAAAGGGTTCTGCGATGCAGGCCTCCTCTTTCTCGCGGGGGAAGAGACCGATTCGATCGGCGCAAAAAGAGCCAACGAACAGCTCGCCGATCTCGGCGTCGAGCTCGTGATCGTCGGCGAGCCGACCGACGGTCGGTTCGTCGAAGCCTGCAAGGGGACGCTGACGGCCGAAGTGCGATTCGACGGCAAGGCGGCCCATTCGGCCTACCCGGAGCGCGGCGAGTCCGCCATATCGAAGGCCGCGCGGGCCGTCGTCGCGATCGAGGAAACCGACTGGGGAACCGACGATTCGATTGGCCAGGCCTCGGCCAACGTCGGGATCATCTCCGGTGGCCGCAAACCGAACGTGGTTCCGGATGAAGCGTCGCTGACTGTCATGATCCGTACAGTTGAGGATATGAACCGATCATTAGAGCGGTTGAAACGAACCGTTGACCTGTTCGGCGGCCGGATCGCCCATCACCACGGAACCTCCCCGGTGATCTTCGAGGTGCCGGAGGGGGAAGAAGGGATCAGCGTCGGATTCGGTACCGACGCCCCCTACCTCGGCAATCTCGGACGCCGGATCCTTTACGGTCCGGGATCGATTCACGATGCTCACACCCCTCACGAGCGGATTCGGAAGCCCGACATCGAAGCGGCTCGCGCGGTTTACGCGCGCATCGTGCAGAATTCGCTTCGCTAG
- a CDS encoding thiolase family protein yields the protein MAKLEQEIYLVSPRRTPIGRFGGTLLPLSAADLGVAAAKGSLDAAGLDPEALDEVIFGNARQAGVGPNVARQIALRSGATHETPAWTVNQACGSGMRAIINAADQIRLGNAKLVLAGGTESMSNTPYLLTNARWGLRMGNGEVVDGMTRDGFFCPLADEMMGATAETLADQYGISRDEQDELAVRSQQRAGKAWDDEAFAGEIVPVEIQTRKDSTTLDRDEHPRPDTSVEKMKKLPPVFRDGGTVHAGNASGVTDGASAMIVASAEAVKAHGLTPLARLAGYAQAGVDPKVMGIGPVPATKQILEENGISLDEIGLIELNEAFAAQVIACDRELHLDPERLNVHGGAIALGHPIGATGARITTTLAHAMSRRNERLGLATLCISGGMGLALLLERC from the coding sequence ATGGCAAAACTCGAACAGGAGATCTATCTGGTCAGCCCGAGGCGGACGCCCATCGGGCGATTCGGGGGGACACTGCTCCCCCTCAGCGCCGCGGATCTCGGGGTGGCCGCTGCGAAGGGGTCGCTCGACGCGGCCGGGCTCGATCCCGAAGCGCTCGACGAGGTGATCTTCGGCAATGCGCGCCAGGCGGGAGTCGGTCCGAACGTGGCGCGGCAGATCGCCCTGCGGTCGGGCGCAACACACGAGACGCCGGCCTGGACGGTCAACCAGGCGTGCGGCTCCGGCATGCGCGCGATCATCAATGCTGCCGACCAGATCCGCCTCGGTAACGCGAAGCTCGTTCTCGCTGGCGGGACCGAGTCGATGTCCAACACTCCGTATCTGCTCACCAACGCCCGATGGGGTCTTCGGATGGGCAACGGCGAGGTCGTCGACGGGATGACGAGGGACGGATTCTTCTGCCCGCTCGCCGACGAGATGATGGGCGCCACGGCGGAAACACTCGCGGACCAGTACGGAATCTCGAGAGACGAGCAGGACGAGCTCGCCGTTCGGAGCCAGCAGAGGGCGGGGAAGGCATGGGACGACGAAGCCTTCGCCGGTGAGATCGTTCCGGTGGAGATCCAGACGCGGAAGGACTCGACGACGCTCGATCGCGACGAGCATCCGCGACCGGATACGTCGGTCGAAAAGATGAAGAAGCTTCCTCCGGTCTTCCGCGATGGCGGAACCGTTCATGCGGGCAACGCGTCGGGAGTGACCGACGGCGCCTCCGCGATGATCGTCGCGAGCGCCGAAGCGGTGAAAGCGCACGGACTCACTCCGCTGGCGCGTCTGGCCGGCTACGCGCAGGCGGGAGTGGATCCGAAGGTAATGGGGATCGGTCCCGTACCGGCCACAAAACAGATCCTCGAGGAGAACGGGATCTCGCTCGACGAGATCGGCCTCATCGAGCTGAACGAGGCGTTCGCCGCGCAGGTGATCGCATGCGACCGTGAGCTCCATCTCGATCCGGAGCGCCTCAATGTGCACGGAGGCGCGATCGCCCTCGGACATCCGATCGGCGCGACCGGAGCCCGGATCACGACGACGCTCGCTCATGCGATGAGCCGGAGAAACGAACGACTCGGTCTCGCAACCCTATGCATTTCCGGGGGGATGGGACTCGCGCTGCTTCTGGAACGCTGCTGA
- a CDS encoding TatD family hydrolase — translation MSGIWTDSHCHLAMAEDARAALDRARGDGVRGFVVPGTTLEDSRECVRLAAEEQDVWAAVGFHPHEAKDCDDAAFVEIELLAGRERVVAVGEVGLDYHYDFSPRSTQREVLARHMDLARRKSLPLIVHNRESTSDLLEILRSEPGRECRGILHSFTENYEVAKELIDAGWVISFSGIVTFRTAEDLRATARKLPPESVLIETDTPYLAPVPKRGKTNEPSFVRYIGELLADLWNIPAEEVARITTANFERVFGVEVG, via the coding sequence ATGAGCGGGATCTGGACCGACAGCCATTGTCATCTGGCGATGGCCGAGGATGCGCGCGCGGCGCTCGACCGCGCGCGCGGCGATGGAGTCCGCGGCTTCGTCGTTCCGGGGACGACGCTGGAGGATTCCCGGGAGTGTGTCCGGCTCGCCGCTGAAGAACAGGACGTCTGGGCGGCCGTCGGGTTCCATCCCCACGAGGCGAAGGACTGCGACGATGCTGCGTTCGTTGAGATCGAGCTCCTCGCCGGAAGGGAGAGAGTCGTGGCGGTGGGGGAGGTCGGTCTCGATTATCACTATGACTTTTCTCCGCGCTCGACCCAGCGCGAGGTTCTCGCGAGACACATGGATCTCGCGAGACGGAAGAGTCTTCCGCTCATCGTGCATAACCGGGAATCGACCAGCGATCTCCTCGAGATTCTTCGGAGCGAGCCCGGGCGAGAATGCCGAGGCATCCTCCATTCATTCACCGAAAACTACGAGGTGGCGAAGGAGCTGATCGATGCCGGATGGGTGATCTCGTTCTCCGGAATCGTGACGTTCCGAACCGCGGAAGACCTGCGGGCGACCGCCCGAAAACTTCCGCCCGAATCGGTGCTGATCGAGACCGACACCCCCTACCTCGCTCCGGTGCCGAAGCGGGGGAAGACCAACGAGCCTTCGTTTGTCCGCTACATCGGCGAGCTGCTGGCCGATTTGTGGAACATCCCCGCGGAAGAGGTGGCGCGGATCACGACGGCGAACTTCGAGCGGGTGTTCGGCGTGGAGGTCGGGTGA
- a CDS encoding glycosyltransferase family 2 protein, which translates to MIRHPDVSVVVPVRNERECLRLLCDETAAALATAPFTWELILVDDGSTDGSQSVIRELAAERIWVRALILDRNHGQTAALDAGWRRADGRYLASMDADLQNDPADLIALWRRLQGNGDAPDMVAGIRARRRDTLWKKIQSRIGNAIRNWITQDHITDTGCSLKMMKRECLDRITLFRGMHRFLPTLVRMQGYTVVELPVGHRPRRFGETKYGVLDRAWRGLVDCIAIRWMKSRLPAYRVEEKR; encoded by the coding sequence GTGATCCGGCATCCGGACGTCTCGGTCGTCGTCCCCGTCCGGAATGAGCGGGAATGCCTCCGGCTGCTGTGCGACGAGACGGCGGCGGCTCTCGCCACCGCGCCGTTCACCTGGGAGCTGATCCTCGTCGATGACGGCAGCACCGACGGAAGCCAATCGGTCATCCGGGAGCTCGCGGCGGAGCGCATCTGGGTGCGGGCGCTGATTCTCGATCGCAACCACGGCCAGACCGCTGCTCTCGATGCGGGATGGCGTCGGGCAGACGGGCGTTATCTCGCCTCAATGGACGCCGATCTCCAGAACGATCCCGCCGATCTGATCGCCCTGTGGCGGCGTCTCCAGGGAAACGGAGACGCGCCGGACATGGTCGCCGGTATTCGTGCCCGGCGGCGCGACACCTTGTGGAAGAAGATCCAGAGCCGCATCGGGAACGCCATTCGAAACTGGATCACGCAGGATCACATCACGGATACCGGCTGCTCGCTGAAGATGATGAAGCGGGAGTGTCTCGATCGGATCACGCTCTTCCGCGGCATGCACCGGTTCCTTCCGACGCTCGTGAGGATGCAGGGATACACCGTCGTCGAGCTTCCCGTCGGCCATCGTCCCCGCCGCTTCGGTGAGACCAAATATGGCGTGCTCGACAGGGCGTGGCGGGGCCTGGTCGACTGCATCGCCATTCGCTGGATGAAGAGCCGCCTTCCGGCGTATCGTGTCGAGGAGAAGCGATGA
- a CDS encoding lipid-A-disaccharide synthase N-terminal domain-containing protein has protein sequence MSLNPAEWDIWVAIGFLGQLCFSARFLIQWVSSERERKSVIPIYFWYFSLIGGMILAVYAFHRRDPVFLLGQSMGILIYVRNLMLIHRARRAGKQPGLPEIPV, from the coding sequence ATGAGCCTCAATCCGGCGGAATGGGACATATGGGTCGCGATCGGCTTTCTGGGCCAGCTCTGCTTCTCCGCGAGGTTCCTCATCCAATGGGTCTCCTCCGAGAGGGAGCGGAAGAGCGTCATCCCGATTTACTTCTGGTACTTTTCGCTCATTGGCGGGATGATTCTGGCCGTGTACGCATTTCACCGGCGTGATCCCGTCTTCCTGCTCGGACAGAGTATGGGGATCCTGATCTACGTCCGGAATCTGATGCTCATCCATCGCGCGCGCCGCGCCGGAAAGCAACCGGGTTTGCCGGAGATACCTGTTTGA